DNA from Plasmodium falciparum 3D7 genome assembly, chromosome: 8:
TTATCCATATATccctttcttctttttctttatcacaTAAAAGTATTTTATCATTGGTAGTTTTTATATACCAACATTCTCTTGTTTCCTCAATAGTAGTTATTGGTAATTTAATATGTTCAAATGGAATTTctttgattatttttatattatttttatcttttattataatatttgaaGATGTTATTTcaacattatatttattcatattaaaaaagtcATTTGAATTTAATGAGACATCTAAAAGCCCTTTTTCATTAACATTACattcttttgtttttcctAAAGATTTTACATTTGAATCATCCATAAAAGTATCTGTactatttatttcattctcTATATTCTTAAAAGTAagttttttttcattattattattgatactatcatttttttgttcatttatattttgggataaataattttcctttttcttattttttatttcatctgAAATCTTATTATCTAAATTATCTGTTTCCTCATCTTCATATTCATcaaattcatttatatcttcTGAATAATTTCTAttgaattttttatgttttgatCTCTCTTGTAAAAATGTTTGCGATCTTAAATATTGCAGATAATTATCTCTCtttaaataattcttatGACCTTGACAAAAACAAACAAGAAAAAGTATAAGgcaaaaaaggaaaatgatGTTTCTCatcctaaaaaaaaaaaaaaaatgaaaaaggaaaaaaaaaaaaaaaaaaaaaacgaaacaAGAtaaacttttttatttttcatacataatatttatataaataaatctttgtatatttgtttatttttgttacTTGGAACAAGATAGGAAAGACACTCAAATGACagaattacaaaaaaaaaaaaaaaaaaaaaaaaaaacaaataaataaatatttatagacAACAAAATTGACAaattttattgtattttacaatataaaatggaaaataacaaatttcaaaatatattaatgattaaaatcttatatttatattatattttataagatTAGAAATGTGATGAGAAAGGATACATATGTTCATACAAGGTAGACAACAGATTTTTGTGAATTACTTGAAGCAGCAGCATTTTCAGtgcattattatattgttcatatttataaatgaatataaatatatacgcttaaatataatatatatatatctatctatatatatattttatatgttgcCATATGAATGTCTTAAAATgtgtatatacataatacaatattaaaaaagaaaaaaaaagaaaaacagatagaatgaaaaattaacttatatttcttttttctaataaattattttttctttaatttattaattacatataatgtgtaatatatatatatattaacatatgcTTAAGTTTTTTgtcaaatatttatacaccGCAATAATACTTGATGAAGAAATAACAAcggatataaaaataaaggaaatgCTGAAAGtgttcttttttgtttttattttttctccaTTTATAACTACATTTttgtgaattatatataagtaatatttatatattttaagtatttttcatatatattattttacccCATTTtgtcataaaaatatatatatatatatatatatatatatatatatattttttttttttttttttttttttttgtttctaaATATGAAAGGGAGACAATCCTTGTCGTTCTTGTTGTTGTCGGTCCCATATTTTTTCCTGTTTCTTTGGAATGAGGATATAAAGTGTCAAAGTTTATTGCCCGTATCTTATGCTTCTCATCAAATGTATTCTTTTGATAAATTGACACCTCATGAAATAAAGAGCGACTTGAAAAAAACGTTTGGTAATTTTATTAGTAGTAAGATCcaagtattaaaaaataaattcaaattatatgatataaaaaatagagagaaatataataatgaagaaggTAATGATAGTGATTTAATAGGAGATGCATATATATCTTCTTTAGAAGATGAGATAAAACATTTACTGGAACAAGCGGAAAATAAAAGGATGTtatctaaaaaaataaaatcatcTTATGAGAGGGcacataaaaatttaaaaaaaagaagaaatgtGGAAGATGATGGAAAGAtgaaaaatgttttaaaacaaaatttaCAACATATTGATTATTTGAATAAAAAATCGGATTATTTAGAAAAGAAAGCAggagaattaaaaaatattctggAACGAAGAGGTAATGAAAACGCGAAAGAAGggaatgataatgatgaaaaaaatatatataataatgaatatcataataattgttCTATTTCAAAGAGGGGTactttaaaatttattaattcttcGAATGGTTTAAAACATTCTATTGATAATGTTAATGGTATGATTAATGAAAATGGGTttacaatattttataaaaataaaaaaaaaatgacataTTTTTGGAGTGTTTTAGAGTTACCAATTAAAATGATAGGAAGTATAGAacaatgtttttattttatttataaaaataataatcaaatatTTTGTGCtgataacaaaataaaagcTTATTCATGGATGAATAGTTTAAGTGAAGCATCATTGTGTTTTCATTTTGGTATAAAAGGTGTTTtaattaatagtaatataaataatattaataaaaatgacgatatgaataatacaaatgatgaaaatgttaAACATTCTgattttatgaataatattagtaATGGTATAAAacaagggaaaaaaaataaacaaaaaaaaattgatgaGAATTCATTAACGGTTGATATAAAACCTGAGGATACAGGCACACGTATTTTTGTTAATGATGtggaacaaaaaataaacaagGACGTACCAGGAAAAGATAATGTTTTTAATttgaatgatataaaaaagaaaatggaTGACGAAAGGAAAACGCCTCAAAGCGAAAATGATGAAGATCAACAAGGAGGGTATGATAAAAtggaagaaaatgaaaaagaagataCTCAAATGGACAATGACGATTATGAaatgtaacatatatataattatatactattaaaaaattttcatatgaacattatgatataaatatatatcctcatttgtcttttaatttttttttttttttttttttttttttttcttacccAACAAGAATTTTAAAGTgattttaatatgtatacaatacatttttttgtttatttgattatttattttgatattatttctttactttttttttttttttttttttttgtgaaggAAAATTGTATGAATTGTAGAAAGAGGTTCAAATTGAACcatacacataaaaaaaaaaaaaaaaaaaaaaaaaaaaaattatatatatatatatatatatatatatatatgtatatatatgatgtatATATTACTTGAACAGATCTGTATATACACAATGTcttatttagaaaaaatatatatatatattttttttttttttaatatattgagaaaaaaagaattgtacatataaaatataacaataatcCGCGTATTTGGTAGATGGATTTATTTTAACAATTTCTAATATATGTTTGAACATGttaaatataatgtatttcGATATCAAATAtgtagatataataaatgagttcatatattaatatttttgttgtACTTAAAAATGATGGTAGAATGAGGTTATtcttatatcataatataagtttgaaatatttttacatgtatataaatatatatttatgaaaaagaTGTAACTGTTTCATTATGTATGTGAGGTCacatatattaacatatatatatatatatatttgatatattgaTATACATAGTAATGTTATTTTTTCCCCCAATATGTGTACAGATAGGTTTCCTTTGCATTATAccttaaataaaaaaataatattatatatataattttttattttattttattattattttattattattttatttttttttttttcttgtgtCGTCTTTTATGTACCCatgttaaatattttttccaaTGAAGATTTATCGCTACCTGCAGAaaaggaagaagaagaagaagagaaATTAGAAAAGTctaaagataaaaaagattTAGATAAGATTGAGAGTAAAAAGATAGACAGAAAATTTTCTCACGGTTCATATTTATCCAAATATGATAGTAAAaggttatattataataaacgTTTGGAAACTAAAATAAAATCTTTAAGGAAAAGCTTTAGGAAACGTTATAGGATCGtaagaaataatttaatgaagttaataaaagtattaaaagaatttcctgatataaaacaaataaaagaacATGAAACAACAGATGGTAAGATTACAATCAATATTGATGTGGttcaaaaattaaataaaattatggataaaataaatatagaaaaattaaaatataataataaaaaagaaaaaagaaaaaaaaaaaaaggaattaaaaataaaagtagaaatataaatagtaatagtaatacgAATAGGAATAGGAGTCGATATAAGAGTgaagaatatttatatccaaaaaaaaaattatccaaaatttctttttcaagTACCCTTTTTCCTCTCTCTAAAAGGATTAGATACaaaagtaatataaattcattaagtatggaaaataaaaagaacaaaaggaaaaggaagaaaaagaagaaaaaaaagaagaaagaaaataacatacaaaatgaaaaactacataaaagaaaaaacatatattccAAGAGAGGTAACATATTTAGTAAGAGTAAAACTTTTGGAAAACTTCACAGAAGaagaatatacaaaaatcCATATGAACATAGAAAAACATtctatgaaaatatttatgaaaatcTGAATGAAAATCTTAATCAAcatatttatgaaaatatgtaCGAAAATTtgaatcaaaatatatatgaaaatatgtaTGAAAATTTGAATACAAATATGTTCGAAATTACCAATGATAACAATCCTcaaaaaaagtataataatacatataataatatgttcgAAAATTTATATGGAAATGTATATCCAAATGAACTTGAACTATCGTATGAAAGAGAACTtgataatgtatataaaagttTAAATGTAAATGGATCTCATAATTTAAACAATAATtctcataaatataaatttcaaaaaacattttatcaTAATGCTTTGCAAAATTATTACCCAAACACAAGTTTACCTTTtaataagaattatttaaaaaataataatttttattattattatatgaatttaaaaaataaaaaacatcaAAATGTTAACCATTATAATGATACAAATAATGTTCTGGTTACagatttttatatgtactcAACATTAAATGCAAGTTTTAATAGATTAAATTCTttgaagaataaaaataattttcatttgtttAATAGAAATATTCCTAATGTGTATTTGAAAAGGGCAAATGATATAATAGGAttcaacaacaacaacaacaataataataataataataataataataataacaataataataacaataataataacaataataacagtaataataataataaaatagaatCCACATATATGGAACACGATTTTTTGAAGAATTTACCTTACacaatgaataataatagtaacaataatatgCTTCTTAAATATTATCCTGAACAACATACTtatgttcataatattacCGAGAGTTTTTTCTCACCCAACAAGATATTTACAATCagaaaagggaaaaaaaataaaacaacaaatcaaaataaacacaaactaaaaaaatttgtcaaagatgaaaaaattagaaaCTTACTAAGAACAGCTACAAATGAAGACGAGTTACTTAGAGCAATAAATTTTGCAAAAAATGCTGGTCTTGAATTTGAAGCAAAGTTAGgtgataaaaaattaaacaagtTGAAATGTACAAGTTGAATGGATATATTAATTTCggaataataaattattaacaaaattttaacatattgtaataattacaataagagtaataagaattattatatattaataatatatgtaaaaacaAGATTTTAATCTACAACACAATTGAATTGTAATTaatcttatattattatattattatattattattttatttctttatatttctttttacttttttttttatgtacttatattttttacactCCTTGTTTTAGTTATATTTAcacttttttcataattctttttttttttttttgaaacataatgtaaatgttattattcatgtgtaaaattatttattattatatacaaataacaTTGAAGggttacataaaatataatttttttttttttttttttatgtaatatcttataaataaataaataaatatatatatataaatgtgattaaaaaaatgaagaaaaaacataaaacaattttatatagtatataattaatatatatatatatatataataaattatttattatcatcattttgatgtcatattttatatagttCTTTTCCTATggttaaaattaaaaagggaaaaaaaaaaaaaaaaaaaaaaaaaaaaaacgtttTGCTTTGAAATGGTTAAACTTTCATGTTATAGGTGTAAAACACCTTGTGAGatattaacaaaaatttTCTTATGCTCAATagaatttatacattttttgcttgttaaaatttaatatgtatatataaaaaaatattacaaaaatataattaaaaagaatatgtaaaaaaatctATTATTTCAAAGGAATGAATAATATGCCAAAGATTTGTTAAATG
Protein-coding regions in this window:
- a CDS encoding crystalloid-specific PH domain-containing protein, putative, which translates into the protein MRNIIFLFCLILFLVCFCQGHKNYLKRDNYLQYLRSQTFLQERSKHKKFNRNYSEDINEFDEYEDEETDNLDNKISDEIKNKKKENYLSQNINEQKNDSINNNNEKKLTFKNIENEINSTDTFMDDSNVKSLGKTKECNVNEKGLLDVSLNSNDFFNMNKYNVEITSSNIIIKDKNNIKIIKEIPFEHIKLPITTIEETRECWYIKTTNDKILLCDKEKEERDIWITNILKALFCYNTNNLIIVNKEKKDTVSLPKESTVDKRINALKEKETIKSSDNNTSTNDNKVNNITISNFSDHEPKIVFN